In the Bacillus sp. FJAT-42376 genome, AAACCGTCAAACTGAAGGACAACTCATTTTGGGAAAAAGTCAAACGGAGTTTCTTATAATAGCAAGAAAAAGGAGTGTCCATTTTATGGGCACTCCCTTTTTCTTTTATTCAGCAGAACTTTTTTTCCGATAAACCATTTCTCCTTCAGCAATCGTCATGACAACTGATGTTTCCAAGAGCTTATCCGGATTTTCCATTTGAAAAGGATCGTGGTCAAGCACTGTAAAATCCGCGTCGTATCCTGCCTCAATCTTCCCTCTTTCCGCCTCTTTATGAATCGCTTTTGCACTTCCGGCAGTATAAAGCCGGATCGCCTCATACATAGAAAGGGCTTCTTTCATAAAGTAGCCGGGCTCATCCGGTGTATGAATGCTTTTTCTTGTTACGGCTGCATGGATGCCGTGCAGCGGATTAATCGGCTCAATCGGGGCATCGGAACCTCCTGCACATGGAATACCTAAATCCAGAAGCGTCTTCCAGGCAAAAGAGTAGGTTAACCGCTCTTCGCCAAGCCGGTCTATAACCCATGGGAAATCACTTGCCGTAAAGCCGGGCTGTATATCAAGAATGATTGGTGTATATCTTGCCCGCTCCATTAAATCAGGTCTTAAAATTTGTGCATGTATAAAACGGTCTTTTTGGCCGGAGGCCGGCGGATGGGCTTTAACCGCATTTAGAGCCATTTCAAACGCTTTGTCTCCAATTACGTGAATGGCTATTTCTTTTCCTATTTTTCTTGCTTTGTAAACAAGCTCATTTAATTCACTTTGAGTATGTACGGCAACACCGGATACATCCGGTTCATCCAAATACGGTTCACTCAGCAGAGCCGTTCTGCCGCCCAGTGACCCATCTGCGAAAATCTTTATGGCTCCGAACTCCATATAACGGTTTTCCGGGATGGCTTTCCGGGCAAATTCATCCATAACGAAATGATGAATCAGGAGATGGGCTTTAAACGGGAGTTCCTTTGACAAAACTTCCTGATAAGCTTTTATTGGAAGGTCCATAGCTCCATAATAGGACAGATCCTCAGAGTGGCCGCCTACCAGACCGTGCCTGAAACAATCATGTACGGCTAAATACAGGGCTTTTTTTATATACTCTTTCGATACAGGCGGCATGGTCTCGAACAGCACGATATCCTGAGCCCGGTCAAGCAAAAGTCCCGTTAAAGAACCATCCTCTCTTCTCTCGATGATTCCGCCCGCAGGATCTGCTGTTTTTTCCGTTATTCCCGCTGCCATTAATGCGGCTGAATTGACTAGAATGGCGTGGCGGCAAATCCGCTTGAGTACAATCGGATGATCGGAAGACATTTTATCCAGTACACTCCGGTCAAACATATACCCTTCCTGAAGCTGATTTTCATTCCAGCCTTCACCAATGATCCATTCTCCGGAGGGAGTTTCTTCAATCTTATGTACGAGTGCTTCCTGAATTTCCTTATGGCTTTCCATAGCGGAAAAATCAAGCCTCATCAACTTTTCGCCGTGTCCGATTAAATGAAGGTGACTGTCTGTAAAACCTGGAAGAAGGGTCATCCGTTCCAGATTTACTTCTTTTGATATGGCTGCCGCATAAAGCGCACGGAGATCATGCTCATTTCCCGCTGCTTTTATTTGACTGCCTTCTGTATATATGGCCTCAACCGTATCATTGGCATTTCCCATCGTATAGACGGTTCCGCCGTACCAAAGAGTTCCCATACATACTCCTCCCCTCCTTTAAAATATGAGTATCTTAGCATATATTTTCCATAAAGAAAACCAGGCGTATGCCCGGTTCCTGTTTTAGACACTTTCCTGAATTTGCTCTTTTTGACGAAGTTCCACTCTCCGGATTTTTCCGGAAGCCGTTTTTGGCAAATCTTCGACAAACTCGATTTTCCTTGGGTATTTATAAGGAGCCGTTAATTTTTTCACATGCTCCTGAAGCATCGGGATAATTCCAGGATCTTTCGCATCTGCATCCTGGCTGAGAACAACAAACGCTTTTACAACGCTTCCTCTTATTTCATCAGGACTCGCAATCACTGCACATTCTCTGACAAAAGGATGTTTAATCAGCGCGTCTTCTACTTCAAACGGACCAATTGTATAACCGGAACTGATGATGATATCATCTGACCGGCCTTCAAACCAAAAATACCCGTCTTCATCCTTTCTTGCTCTGTCTCCCGTCAAATAGTATTCTCCCCTGAATTGCATGGCGGTTCTTTCGGGGTCCTTATAATATTCTTTGAAAAGCGCCGGAGTAGAACGGTGAACGGCTATGTCACCCACTTCGCCCGCTTTGCAGATATATCCCTGCTCATCAATAATCTCGACCGTATTGCCCGGCGTCGGTTTCCCCATTGAACCTGGTTTGATTTTCATTCCTTTCATGACACCGACGAGGAGCGTATTTTCTGTTTGTCCATATCCATCGCGCACTTCAATCTGAAAATGCTTTTTAAATGTATCGATTACCTCTCTGTTCAGGGGTTCACCGGCTGAAACGGCGCTATGGAGCTCTGACAAATCAAACCTGGAAAGATTCTGTTCCTTTGCCATCAGTCTATATTCCGTGGGCGTACAGCATAAAACGTTAATCCTCTGGTCCTGAAGCAGCTGCAAATAGCGCGATGCTTCAAATTTACCGTGGTAAATAAACCCTGTTGCGCCCATCCCAAGAACGGATAAAAACGGACTCCAAATCCATTTTTGCCATCCTGGACCTGCGGTAGCCCAAACTTTATCTTCTTTCTTAATAGAAAGCCAGTTGGATGCAGCTGTACGCAAATGGGCATAAGCCCATCCGTGAGTATGGATTACTCCTTTTGGATTTCCGGTCGTTCCTGACGTATAGGATAAAAATGCTGTACTGCCGCTTTTCGTATCAGCAAAAGCAAGTTCACCTGACTGAACGTCCATTTCTTCTTCTAGTGATCTCCATCCCGGCTGTTTCGCTCCAATTACCCACTTTAAAAGGGGAGAGGCTTCTTCCACTTCATTCGTCTGATTTGTAAATTGATCATAGCAAATGATTCCCTTTACTTCCCCGTGAATAATTCTGTAGCGCAAATCTTTTGGCCTCAGGAGTTCGGAACTTGGTATAACGACGATTCCCGCTTTTAGAGCCCCCATATAAACGGCATACGCCTCTAAAATTCTCGGAGTCATGATTAAAAGTTTGTCGCCCTGCCTCATCCCCGCCTCAATTAAAGCGCTTCCAATTCTGTTTGCTTTGTTTATTAATTCTTTGTATGTAATCTCCTTTTGGGTTACCCCATTATCCCAAATCAATGCTGTCTTCTGCATCTCTGCATTCTGTTCTATTTCTTTTATAAGATTATAATGTTCAGGTGCTAGCAGGCTTTCCCGGTTCATTTTATTCCCCCTACTTCTTTTGTTATGTTAATTATACAAAATATTTATAAAGTTTTGAATAATATTACAAAAATTTATTATGAAAGAGTTTTTCAAAACACAAAAAGAGAGCAGGGTTTCCCCTGCTCCTGTAGCCATGTTTATTTATTATTTTTGGTATCCGCTCATGTTTGATTGAGCGTA is a window encoding:
- a CDS encoding amidohydrolase, which produces MGTLWYGGTVYTMGNANDTVEAIYTEGSQIKAAGNEHDLRALYAAAISKEVNLERMTLLPGFTDSHLHLIGHGEKLMRLDFSAMESHKEIQEALVHKIEETPSGEWIIGEGWNENQLQEGYMFDRSVLDKMSSDHPIVLKRICRHAILVNSAALMAAGITEKTADPAGGIIERREDGSLTGLLLDRAQDIVLFETMPPVSKEYIKKALYLAVHDCFRHGLVGGHSEDLSYYGAMDLPIKAYQEVLSKELPFKAHLLIHHFVMDEFARKAIPENRYMEFGAIKIFADGSLGGRTALLSEPYLDEPDVSGVAVHTQSELNELVYKARKIGKEIAIHVIGDKAFEMALNAVKAHPPASGQKDRFIHAQILRPDLMERARYTPIILDIQPGFTASDFPWVIDRLGEERLTYSFAWKTLLDLGIPCAGGSDAPIEPINPLHGIHAAVTRKSIHTPDEPGYFMKEALSMYEAIRLYTAGSAKAIHKEAERGKIEAGYDADFTVLDHDPFQMENPDKLLETSVVMTIAEGEMVYRKKSSAE
- a CDS encoding acyl--CoA ligase, giving the protein MNRESLLAPEHYNLIKEIEQNAEMQKTALIWDNGVTQKEITYKELINKANRIGSALIEAGMRQGDKLLIMTPRILEAYAVYMGALKAGIVVIPSSELLRPKDLRYRIIHGEVKGIICYDQFTNQTNEVEEASPLLKWVIGAKQPGWRSLEEEMDVQSGELAFADTKSGSTAFLSYTSGTTGNPKGVIHTHGWAYAHLRTAASNWLSIKKEDKVWATAGPGWQKWIWSPFLSVLGMGATGFIYHGKFEASRYLQLLQDQRINVLCCTPTEYRLMAKEQNLSRFDLSELHSAVSAGEPLNREVIDTFKKHFQIEVRDGYGQTENTLLVGVMKGMKIKPGSMGKPTPGNTVEIIDEQGYICKAGEVGDIAVHRSTPALFKEYYKDPERTAMQFRGEYYLTGDRARKDEDGYFWFEGRSDDIIISSGYTIGPFEVEDALIKHPFVRECAVIASPDEIRGSVVKAFVVLSQDADAKDPGIIPMLQEHVKKLTAPYKYPRKIEFVEDLPKTASGKIRRVELRQKEQIQESV